A genomic segment from Bacillota bacterium encodes:
- a CDS encoding CDP-alcohol phosphatidyltransferase family protein: MLCFGNCDSICYDESIKLKEGLRLLKLNLPCALSLSRLVLLPILFWLVLAGHTWFFFAAYLVLGSTDFFDALLARRFNQVTPYGKIYDSVSDLFFYIASAWFLWHLFPEVVTANIVFLWGFFILLGLSFAISGYLFKKPVMMHTRLLRLPDSAGIFFFRLNLVGKNNAL; the protein is encoded by the coding sequence CTGCTGTGCTTTGGCAACTGCGACTCCATATGCTATGATGAGAGCATAAAACTGAAAGAAGGGTTGCGTTTGCTCAAACTAAACTTGCCCTGTGCCCTGTCCCTATCCCGACTGGTCTTACTTCCGATTCTGTTTTGGCTGGTTTTGGCCGGACATACCTGGTTTTTTTTCGCTGCCTACCTGGTGTTGGGCTCAACAGATTTCTTTGACGCTTTACTTGCCAGACGATTTAATCAAGTAACTCCATACGGCAAAATTTACGACTCAGTGTCTGACCTCTTCTTTTACATTGCATCCGCATGGTTTCTTTGGCACCTGTTCCCCGAGGTGGTTACCGCCAACATCGTCTTTCTTTGGGGATTCTTTATCCTTCTCGGGCTGTCCTTCGCAATCTCCGGTTACTTATTTAAAAAACCGGTAATGATGCATACCCGGCTCTTACGTCTGCCTGACAGTGCTGGCATCTTTTTTTTTCGACTCAACCTGGTTGGTAAGAATAACGCTCTTTAA